In Pelecanus crispus isolate bPelCri1 chromosome Z, bPelCri1.pri, whole genome shotgun sequence, the following are encoded in one genomic region:
- the LOC104025479 gene encoding phospholipase A2 inhibitor 25 kDa subunit, translated as MKVSLSLSFFLAFLDPGTSLQCEVCHNIGKSCSGPMKTCSGGEDACGIILHEVIIGGMAIPSSIKSCLPSSICQLGPITMNYGKVKARSHLACCTGKDCQTISVSLPPEDNVPNGYQCPACYSMDSFQCNNETVNCTGSETQCVDLAGLMNSGGLSLKAAMKGCTTISECSLVGDGKNSLGMMDIKLKRFQCKPAPALARVSSGFAPPDTFFLPVLSGFILEKVLF; from the exons ATGAAAGTGTCCCTCAGCCTCAGCTTCTTCCTGGCTTTCCTGGACCCAG GGACTTCCCTTCAGTGTGAGGTTTGCCACAACATAGGAAAAAGCTGCTCTGGCCCCATGAAAACCTGTAGTGGTGGTGAAGATGCCTGCGGCATCATTCTGCACGAGGTCATAATAG GGGGGATGGCAATCCCTTCATCCATCAAGTCCTGCCTGCCATCCAGCATTTGCCAGCTTGGCCCTATCACCATGAACTACGGGAAGGTAAAAGCAAGGAGCCACTTGGCTTGCTGCACGGGCAAAGACTGTCAAACAATCTCTGTCTCAT tgCCGCCAGAGGACAACGTGCCCAATGGATACCAGTGTCCCGCTTGCTACAGCATGGACTCCTTTCAGTGCAATAACGAAACCGTAAACTGCACTGGATCTGAAACGCAGTGTGTTGACCTTGCTGGGTTAATGAATTCTG GTGGACTGTCTCTGAAAGCCGCCATGAAGGGTTGCACCACCATTTCTGAATGCAGTCTTGTAGGGGATGGAAAAAACAGTCTGGGAATGATGGACATAAAGTTAAAGCGGTTCCAATGCAAACCAGCTCCTGCTTTGGCCAGAGTCAGTTCTGGGTTTGCCCCTCCAGACACCTTCTTCCTCCCTGTCCTGTCAGGATTCATCTTGGAGAAGGTACTTTTCTGA